ACTGCTGCAGTATTCAATATTTCTCGAAATTCGGTTTATGGGGCTATTACACCATTAGTTGGAAAATTTGGTGTTGTTGATCTTTCAGGTAATTATTTTCAAGGTAAAATACCAGGCTATGTTGGCACCAATGCATCTCTTGACAGCAACTGTCTCCAAAATTTGAAGAATCAGAGGACTTTGGTTGAATGTTCATCGTTTTATGCTGATAGGGGTTTGAGTTTTGATAATTTTGGGCAGCCAAACTCAACACAACCTCCTGCAGCGGCACCGCCTGGGAAGAAGAGTAATAAAAAAGTGATCAAATTGGCATCAGTTTTAGGAGGAGTTGGTTTGATTGTGGTTGTGGTCTTGTTTTTAGTAATACTAGTCCTCTGTTCACGCAAGCGGGGAACTACAACTCAAAGGGGGATTGGTGTGGGGCCAGTTCCTGCAGGCAGCAGTCCCCCACCAGCTGGAGGACCGGTTAACTTTTCTAGTGTAGGAGATGCATTCACATACCAGCAGCTTCTTCAAGCTACGGGTGATTTCAACAGTACAAACTTGATGAAGAATGGCCACACTGGGGATCTCTTCAGGGGTGTCTTGGAAAATGGGATCCCTGTGGTTGTTAAAAGGATTGATTTACGTTCGATTAAGAAGGATGCGTACTTGCTGGAGTTGGATTTCTTCAGTAAAGTGACAAGTACAAGATTTGTTCCCTTTCTGGGACACTGTCTAGAGAATGAGAATGAGAAGTTCATGGTGTACAAATACATGCCAAATGGGGACCTATCAAGTTCTTTGTACAAGAGTACCAACACCCTGGATGATACTTCGTTACAGTCATTGGATTGGATCACTAGATTAAAGATTGCATTAGGTGCTGCAGAGGGTCTAACTTATCTGCATCATGAGTGTGATCCACCCCTCGTGCACAGGTACTTGTAAACATACCTCTTATATTTGAAACTTTTAATTATTTCCCTTGTATTTTTCTTTTGTTCTGCATGCAGTCAGGTTAAAGTACTTTCTTGATGCAAGTTAGTAAGTAATAAATTACATAGAATTGTTTGTTTCTTTTTATGAGATGCATATACTTATTTATTTATTGGTTCTTATTGGACATTTTAATAATAAGCAGTAATTTAATGGTGTGGTTATGATTCTTAGGGATCGTCTGCAATATTAGAGTCAAAACTATGTGTGTACAGAAGTTGAGTTCGAGCAACATCCCCTTGATTATTACAATACCCCTTGATTAAATGGCACAATGGATTTACTATAATTTTCTTTCTTTCATAATTTAAAGTCTTAAGAAATTGCTTTTACATTGTTTTTAGGCTTCATTGAACTGCATATATTACTCTATCCACAAAATTCTTGTTTTTAGCTACCAAATAAAAGCAAGGATCACCAAATTTATTGAAGATGCTCCTGTGGCATCAGTGTAGAAGTTTATTAAATAAATTAGCATTTAAGGGGAAGATAATACATTTATTTGTTTTTGATTAGAAAATGGCTGAGCCTCAATGATTTGATCTAAACTTGTTAGAGGTTGTTATATTATCTTGACGCATAAAGTCAGATGCTTGAATGAGTCCAATGCCTATTTGACTTTAGACCAAATCTCTGTTTTTAATATCAGGCTATTGGAGTGGATTAAGTTATGGAGTTTTGCACATCCAAACGTATAAAATTGAAGGAAAAATGAACTACAGTGATGTATTCCTTTGACTTTGTACCCAAAATGAAAGTCAAATAAGCTAAATTCTAATTTCATGTGCTCCCTGGTAATACGTTATCAGTTAAGGATTTCAACTGAGACTGATGAATCTGACATGTTAGTTTATAAGAGTTTTCATAAATGTAATATAGAATAGAAGTGAAATTAGCAAGATGTGGCATAAAAATTGCAACCATCTATATGTTTGTTTGTTTGTTAAATATAAATGTTTCTTCTTTAAAGAGTGTTTGTCAAATATAAATGTTTCTTTTGTAAAGAGTGAACACCTCTTATGTGCGGCATCTTTTGCACTTCCATCAACTGCATGTTATTTTCGTGAGAGAAAGCAACTTTTTGTTAATGTTCGCACTCTTGTGGGTGGCATTGCTGAAATCTTATCACCAGGGCCACATCATAGTTTTTATACCTAGTTGTGCAACTAGTGACATATTTTGTTTTGGTCATTATAGAGATGTTCAAGCAAGCAGTATACTTCTTGATGATAAATTTGAAGTGCGGCTAGGAAGCCTGAGTGACGTCTGCGCTCAAGAAGGAGATACTCATCACAGCAGGATTACTAGGTTGCTGCGTTTGCCACAGTAAGTATCCTAATAATAATTGAAATTAGTCATATACTTCCCAGATTAATATTTCGTCAGTTTATATCTATTTTTATGTATTATTATTATTATGATATTTATATGTTGCTTGCTGTTCAGCTAGTTGTTGGGATACTTTTAGCTTCTGATAATCCTTTACTGCTTATGTGTTCGGTTATCTTCATATATATGTAAATACGTATGAAATGTGGATTCTGTCTTGCTGTCTAAGTAATAAATTTCTTCAATGTAGCATCCATACTAAATGGCTTATGATGGGTTCCTTTTATTACCCCACCAATTTTGTGTTTAAGATCCTCATTTGTGCTCTCTACGTTATCCTTTTCATAGATACAGTTATTGTCTGTCCCAATATATTTTTATCTTCTCACGGTATCAAGGAATAGTCTGCATAAGGTGTTAATGTTTGGGGAAGTTTACTCATTTTGTGTTACCTCCCTATACAAAAACCTGGACACTGTTACAGTGAAGTAATGTCAAACCAAGAATCCCTACGAAAATTTGTATATGGTTGCTCCTCAGCTTTTCTGAATGCGTGTACACCTTGTAATAGATTAATTTACTTAACTTTTTTATTGATTTGATGTATTTGTGTGTCTTAACAGTTTTTTTTGTTTTTTTTTTGAAATTGCAGGTCATCCGAACAAGGTGCTTCTGGTATGTACATATCTGATTATACAATTCTTATAAAATTTGCTTATTTTCATCTCATTTTAAGATTTATATCACTTTGTCCTTATAGGACTAAAAGAAACAAGTGCTTTCCTTGGGTGTTTTGTAATCATTATTTTTTTCTATATCTTGGATCTTTGAATAATTAATATGTGACCGGCATTTTAAAAAGTATCTGATGCTCCATTTGTTTTGACGGAAGGTGGAAGTTTCTTTTTTTTTGTTTTCTTATGTAGAAATAAAAAAGTACGTAATGAAAAGTATTGTGTTAGACATACCAAACATGAACTTTTTCTCTCTTACTACCTTGCATAAGCATATAGATATCTATAACATGCATATATAGCATGCAGTTATACTCCAAAACCGAAAATCACTGCTGAGTTTTATGTTGTCCTTGAATGGCCAGGTTCATCAACAGCATCATGTGCCTATGACGTCTATTGTTTAGGGAAGGTGTTACTTGAACTGGTAACAGGTAAATTGGGCATCAGTGCTGCCAGTGAATCCCAATTGAAGGAATCGTTGGATGACATACTTCCCAACATCAGTATATATGACAAGGAACTTCTGAACAAAATTGTGGATCCGTCTTTGATTGTTGATGAGGACCTATTGGAGGAAGTGTGGGCCATGGCTGTTGTGGCCAGGTCCTGCCTAAATCCCAAGCCCTCAAGGCGTCCACTAATGAGATATATTCTCAAGGCTTTGGAAAACCCGGTCAAGGTCGTAAGGGAAGATAGTACTGGCTCTGCAAGGCTCAAAACCGCCTCTTCTCGAGGGTCATGGAATGCTGCTGTATTTGGTAGCTGGCGCAGCTCATCTGAGGTAGTGGTTATTCCAGGAGCGTCAGGTACCAAAGTGGAAGGAGCAAGTGGTTTGAAGCATTCAGCAACCACCGGTTCGCAGGGAAGTGGCCAAAATGGTGGGGGTGAACATTCATCCTCACGTAGACGGCATTCTAGGGATATTTTTCCCGAACCATCTGGTGTACAAGATGTAGAGAGATATGACCAGGACTAGCCAATTAATGTTCATTGTTCTCGATTCTTTATCAATAAATACAGCAGGCTTATTTGAGTGCCTGTTGTTGGTACCACAGCAAGCTCTTGGTTTTGAAGTGAAGTGGTGTTTCGAGCAAATTTTTGTACATTGGAGTTGCTGCATGGTTCACAGCTTTTCTGGGGGGCCACTAATTTAGTTTGAGCCTTGAGGATGAATCTGGATATAGATAATTTGGGAGGTGAGAAGGATCAGGGGTGCCACAGGCGGATACAGAGTTGATTTTTATTGGAGGGCTTCTGTATTGACAGAAGCAAGCTCAAATTTATGTGCAATTGATTCATTGTCTTGTTTAGTTTCTGGTCATATGAAAATGTAAATTTCATTTGTCAAAGATTTCTTCATCCAAGTTAGGTCTCACATTTTGGTTCAGGAAAACACCACCAGAAATGGCAATTGAACAGAAGAGTGCTTTACATATACTGACATTTCAGTTCTTTTTGTTTATAGTCCATTAGTCCATTTGAAAGAGTTCAAGCTCTGATATTAGTGACCCCATACTCGTTCGGGCCAATCCGTATTAATGAATGGATAATTGTTCAACCTGCAACTCATCCATCTTTCTTTGTTTAACAATGGAAGTGTTCAAATCTATAACGAACCAAACACTGGTACGAAACACACCAAGACTACTGACGTTTGTAATGCTTTATGGAAGGATATCTAGACAAGGCTGTATGCAATGTTTGAGGTGTGGACATGGTTGTGAATCGCTTCCTCATGCTTTGGTAGGCTGCAAAAGAAGCACAACTGTTCCTGATGCTAATTGGAGTGGCATTGCTTTTTCATGCCGAATTTCCTGCCAGGCATACAAAACTATGTCAAAAGTAAAGTTCCATATTTGCTGGATGATCATGGGAGATGGGTTGAACCACCAGAAATCAGTCGGAAATTCCCTTAACCAATCTCCATTTGAAGTTTGTGAAGCTCAATAAGTACCTAGGAATAGTTTGAACTGATATAGTGTGCATTGGTCTCCTCCAAATGGGCTGGTTTCAAGATCAACATAGATGCAGCTGTTGAGCTGGCTAATGGGAGTAGAGGTCACTGGGGCAAATTGTGAAGAATGAGTGAAAGGATCTTCCTTGAAGCTCAACTGATGCGTGTGCATTGTATCTCAGATCATGTGGCTGTATTAAACTCTTCACTACTCGAGTGAATGACTTCCCATTTGATTCCTTGCTTGTTTCTATAAGATTGAAACTTCAGAGACGAATACAACCCACTTATAATGATAGCAAGAGGCCACATACTGAAGGGGGTGCGATCTAAAACATGACTGGGAGATCTACACATCTGAACACTCATGGTGGTTCGAGTTGTTCTATACCCAACATAAACTACATTTCACTAGAAGATTGAAACACCTCAGTTAACCCACATTGATCTTCCTCAGTACCCTTAAATGGCCTTTGAAAAACAATTACAAATCGTGCTTGCAAATAGACCACAAAACTATCCTCTTAAGTTGAAAGAATAAGCTGGCTCTGTATCCCACATTGAAGAAATGCAAAAGTTTGTAAGCGTTAAATATAAAAAACAAGGCAGATAGAGCTTATGACCCAAGTGGGGGCGTGTAGGTCTCCCAAGGAGTTGGGCTGTGCGGCTTGGGCGAAGGCTCTGGGCTTCATGGTTTCACAGAGCACAGCGATCACCTCCCTCTCTTTGCAGTGGACGGATAACGGGTCGGTGCCGCCCGGATCCACCATGACCTGCTAAGCTGTCCCAATCGAACATATATTTTTTGGATTTTATTTCATTTTAGGGTCTGTTACTGTACCTATGTGTTCCTAGGTTCCATGTAAAATTACCTATTATTTTTTGTTGAACTTGAACCATGTTAACTTTGTTTTATCATTTTTCAGCAGCTTAGGTTTTGTCATTATCAATATGCATTGCTTTCGAAGATTTTGGCCATTCCAGGGCTAGCAAGCAGCAATATTCTAATGATAATCAAGATAAACGTGAAGTCTTTTGATGTCTTAAATTTGAATCAGCAAAGGGGACTCTGTAATCTTACTATTTTTTGCCGTCTTCTTTTGGTTTGCTTAGTTTTAGAATCTGTTTTCACTTTTCAGCAAGGACTCTAATGAGTGTTGGCAGTCAAATGTTTGTTGTATCTTTGTTGCTTTAGTTTGTGAGCATTGTTTAGTTGTTGGATGATCTCCTGAGTCCTGACTAATTCGATGAATGGTTCCATCTCTTCAGATTTTTTTTTTTTAAGTCCATATAGTGAACTTTTAGAGGCATATATGTTTATGTTGTGACCACAGATGCAGAGTATTTACTTGGTGAGTTTGAATGCACTCTAGCATCAATCATTTTCGGCTATGCAAATTAATTCGTTGAGAAAAGGAGGATTAATTTATCATTGTATAGATGGTACAGTATACACTTTATATTGGTCTCGTCAATCACGACTTCTTTGAATGAATGTTTGCAGAACTCTGCATTTTGGGATGTCTTGCTACATTGTCAGCCAAATCACCCCAAATAAGAATCTTTGTTCCTCGAGAAAATCCATAATGATTTATCTGGCCAGTATAAGAACTAACAAGGTGGAAGGTCTGCAGGTGGAGGCAACACAGATTTATCAGCGCCTTTCCCATTTTCTACCACAAATGCCGTCTTCAAACCCCAGCTGGTATGCAGCTCCAAGTGACAGTGCATGAACCACACACCTATATATAAGCGCAGATATATTATTCATTTGGTCAGTAATGAAATAATGATTAGTTTAATTAGTTTTCTGAGGTTGTAGTTTTGAGCTTTGAAGTCTAAAGCTGAATGCATTTTGGCTATTTGATAATATATATACCTGGATTGTCAGCCCTGAATCTTATGGCAGCCCAACCACCGGTGGGAACCCCAACTGTGTTTCTTTCAGGAGGATCCACCAAGTTAAACTTAGCAGGGTCCTTCTTGGGGTCGAAGTTCCCAACTCCAGTCCCAACAACGAAGAAATTGTAACCGTGAAGGTGGAATGGATGGGATTCCACTGTGAGAAGGTTGGTATCTTGTAATACCAACTCAACTGTCGAGTTAAAGGCTATCTTGCTTAGCTTTGTGCCTAGTTTAGTCCCAAGGTTGGCAGTGAGTGGTGCACCTGTGTAATTGAAAGGTGTTGGAGGACGGTCAGGGAAGTCTGTGGTAAAAACTCCCTTGGTGTTGAAGTAATGAGCTTGAAGCAACCCGATTTTGGGCATCACAAAAGTGATATTGTTCAAAGAAGCAGTGAGCTGTGTTCCATTCAGGCAAGTAGAGCATTGGTTGATTCCCAAACCAATTGTGTAGAAAAGTTGTCTATCCACTTTAAGAGGTACATTTGCTGGGTATTTTGCTGTGTTTAGGCTTTTCAGCTTCGCACCATAGCTCAGTGCAAAAGCTGTGTCATTCAGTGCTGGAAGCTGGGAGAGGACTGGCAGAACAGAATTGGGAATGCCTTTGTACTGGAGGATTGCAGTGGCGGTCTTATTGTCTATGGAAACAGGTGCATCCATGAATGGCCTTGCAGCCATGAAGTATCTACTAGGGACTTGGTTTGCTTGAACAAGAACATTTGTGGTCTGGCCTGGTGCTATTAGTATTGCCTGAGTTGTAAATGGTTTGGTATAGACTGCATCGATCTCTACCACTGTTAAGTTGTGGCCGGCTATGGTAAAGAATAGCTCGTCGTTGAGTGCAGCATTGATGATCCGTAGCAGGTAAGTCTTTCCTTGTTCAACCTCCATTGCAAAGGTATCTGAGATAGCAAAAATGAGAAAATGAGGATGCAAAATTTCATATGAATGCAGGTCCAAGCAGTTGCGCTATAAAAAGATATCGTGTTTCATATTGGCGAACTTTAATAATTGATTGTGTGCATTCTTTTGAACTTTTTGGCCCAGATTTGCAGTGGCAATATAACTTGGATGGAACTTACGTTTCTCAGAGCATGGAAAGAGCGGCCCTGGCTTGCCATTAATGGTATGTGCATCT
The window above is part of the Fragaria vesca subsp. vesca linkage group LG2, FraVesHawaii_1.0, whole genome shotgun sequence genome. Proteins encoded here:
- the LOC101300403 gene encoding probable LRR receptor-like serine/threonine-protein kinase At2g16250-like, with the protein product MVDQRRIVLLLWVVLLFEPTFQQPSQQPLSSHADRVALLQLRSSLGLRSRDWPIKSDPCLVWRGVGCSNGRVVGINISGFRRTRLGSQNPQFSVDALANLTLLSSFNASNFLLPGSIPDLFGQSLGSLRVLDLTWCSVNGPIPSSLGNSTNLTSLSLSRNNLTGTIPASLSNLVSLSVLDLSQNRLTGSIPTSFGNLRNLSVLDISGNYLSGSLPSGIGNLLKLQSLNLSSNMLSSSIPPELGGLDSLVDLDLSSNLLLGPLPSGLKNLQRILVADNFLGGSLGVLWSMPQLSFIDVAGNNFTGLLPNSSSNANATAAVFNISRNSVYGAITPLVGKFGVVDLSGNYFQGKIPGYVGTNASLDSNCLQNLKNQRTLVECSSFYADRGLSFDNFGQPNSTQPPAAAPPGKKSNKKVIKLASVLGGVGLIVVVVLFLVILVLCSRKRGTTTQRGIGVGPVPAGSSPPPAGGPVNFSSVGDAFTYQQLLQATGDFNSTNLMKNGHTGDLFRGVLENGIPVVVKRIDLRSIKKDAYLLELDFFSKVTSTRFVPFLGHCLENENEKFMVYKYMPNGDLSSSLYKSTNTLDDTSLQSLDWITRLKIALGAAEGLTYLHHECDPPLVHRDVQASSILLDDKFEVRLGSLSDVCAQEGDTHHSRITRLLRLPQSSEQGASGSSTASCAYDVYCLGKVLLELVTGKLGISAASESQLKESLDDILPNISIYDKELLNKIVDPSLIVDEDLLEEVWAMAVVARSCLNPKPSRRPLMRYILKALENPVKVVREDSTGSARLKTASSRGSWNAAVFGSWRSSSEVVVIPGASGTKVEGASGLKHSATTGSQGSGQNGGGEHSSSRRRHSRDIFPEPSGVQDVERYDQD
- the LOC101302038 gene encoding laccase-11-like, which encodes MTRSNNFCRASLLLFSCVVGFFFIPAKAALKNYQFDIQVKNVSRLCHSKPIVTVNGMFPGPTIYAREGDTLLVNVTNHAQYNMSIHWHGLKQYRNGWADGPAYITQCPIKTGNRYTYNMTITGQRGTLWWHAHIFWLRATVYGAIVILPKQGTAGFPFPQPYSETNLILGEWWNNDVEEVVKQGNKLGLPPNMSDAHTINGKPGPLFPCSEKHTFAMEVEQGKTYLLRIINAALNDELFFTIAGHNLTVVEIDAVYTKPFTTQAILIAPGQTTNVLVQANQVPSRYFMAARPFMDAPVSIDNKTATAILQYKGIPNSVLPVLSQLPALNDTAFALSYGAKLKSLNTAKYPANVPLKVDRQLFYTIGLGINQCSTCLNGTQLTASLNNITFVMPKIGLLQAHYFNTKGVFTTDFPDRPPTPFNYTGAPLTANLGTKLGTKLSKIAFNSTVELVLQDTNLLTVESHPFHLHGYNFFVVGTGVGNFDPKKDPAKFNLVDPPERNTVGVPTGGWAAIRFRADNPGVWFMHCHLELHTSWGLKTAFVVENGKGADKSVLPPPADLPPC